The Apium graveolens cultivar Ventura chromosome 11, ASM990537v1, whole genome shotgun sequence genome has a window encoding:
- the LOC141695473 gene encoding uncharacterized protein LOC141695473, whose product MAWLKEVEKTFERIGTEEAHKTNFATYLLKGEANYWWEAKKNMESQGIVTWERFTGLFLKKYVPKFMEIQIQRKFLELKQENMSVAEYEAKFTELSRFMPQMVSTEEQKAERFQQGLKQWIQNKLAILEITDYATLVQKATIAEAGSEMSQKMKQTKKQKFDGRSRSVGGESFPSKFVRVTASQPNRST is encoded by the coding sequence ATGGCTTGGCTGAAAGAGGTAGAAAAGACCTTTGAGCGAATTGGCACTGAGGAAGCCCACAAGACTAATTTTGCCACTTATCTCTTAAAGGGTgaggctaactattggtgggaagccaagaaaaatatggagtCCCAAGGGATTGTTACATGGGAAAGATTCACTGGGTTGTTTTTAAAGAAGTATGTCCCGAAGTTTATGGAGATTCAGATACAGCGAAAGTTCCTAGAGCTGAAACAAGAGAATATGAGcgtagcggaatatgaagctaagttcacaGAATTGTCGAGGTTTATGCCACAGATGGTGAGCACCGAAGAGCAAAAGGCTGAGAGAtttcaacagggattgaagcAGTGGATTCAGAACAAGCTGGCAATTCTGGAGATAACTGACTATGCCACCCTAGTGCAGAAGGCCACAATAGCTGAAGCAGGGAGTGAAATGAGCCAAAAAATGAAGCAAACTAAGAAACAAAAGTTTGATGGTCGAAGCAGGAGTGTGGGAGGGGAGAGCTTCCCTAGTAAGTTTGTCAGAGTGACGGCCTCTCAACCCAACCGCAGTACATGA